One Capsicum annuum cultivar UCD-10X-F1 chromosome 2, UCD10Xv1.1, whole genome shotgun sequence genomic window carries:
- the LOC107861179 gene encoding dof zinc finger protein DOF1.5-like: MAEVQESRISQGIKLFGATIQVQEIKQAKVHQPTNKVDQDHDNNNNNDQEKRPDKIIPCPRCKSMETKFCYFNNYNVNQPRHFCKGCQRYWTAGGALRNVPVGAGRRKAKPPCGPGPHGDMNGLSDGYFFDVTNHHGNNNNIHQLEFDGVVAEEDQWHLFQAAKRRRSTSHTQSC; the protein is encoded by the coding sequence ATGGCTGAAGTTCAAGAAAGTCGCATCTCACAAGGCATCAAGTTGTTTGGTGCAACAATACAAGTCCAAGAAATTAAGCAAGCCAAAGTTCATCAACCAACAAACAAAGTTGATCAAGatcatgataataataataataatgatcaaGAAAAAAGGCCAGACAAGATCATCCCTTGCCCTAGATGCAAAAGCATGGAAACCAAGTTTTGTTACTTCAACAACTACAATGTTAACCAACCAAGACACTTCTGCAAAGGCTGTCAGAGATACTGGACGGCCGGTGGGGCCCTACGGAACGTGCCCGTAGGAGCCGGCCGTCGCAAGGCCAAGCCACCATGCGGTCCCGGCCCGCACGGCGACATGAACGGGCTTTCAGATGGTTACTTTTTTGATGTTACTAATCATcatggcaataataataatattcatcaACTTGAGTTTGACGGTGTGGTGGCTGAGGAAGATCAATGGCATCTTTTTCAGGCAGCAAAGAGGAGGAGGAGCACCTCCCATACCCAATCTTGTTGA